The sequence tacacaagctctgtcaggaggaatgggccaaaattcacccaacttattctgggaagcttgtggaaggctacccgaaatgtttgacccaagtgaaacaatttaaaggcgatgccaacaaatactaattgagtgtatgtaaaattctgacccactgggaatgtgatgaaagaaatcaatgctgaaataaatcattctctctactattattctgacatttcacattcttaaaataaagtgatgatcccaactgacttaaaacagggactttttacgaggattaaatatcATTAATTGtgataaatgtatttgtctaaggtgtatgtaaacttccgacttcaactgtatgtaaatgtaatataaaaaataaaaaaaatagaaaatttgctttgtcattatgggatattgtgtgtagattgatgaggattttaatgttttaatccattttagaataaggctgtaacataacaaaatgtggaaaaagtgaaggatttaaaaaatatataatccattttagagtaagggtgtaaagtaacaaaatgtggaaaaggtgaaggggtctgaataatttctgaatgctcTGGATATCACTTGTAAATGATATACAAAAATATACTATTTTCTAAACATGAGACTATAAGTTTGAAAGTCCAGGGTCCTGGGAACAGTATTGGCATTAGGCCAACATTGTCAAGGCTGGAGCCAATCGTGTTTACTCAGAYCCAAGGGTAAACTAACTAGCCACAGATTTGTCAAAACCCTTAAATAATTCTGTTTCTACAGGGTTTCCTTCACATTATCAGCTGGTGTCACCAGTTTGGCTTTTGCCGGTCTTTATAGAGAATGTCTAGTGACAGCAGCTTTATGGAGGTTGGgtccacagacagagagattgttatactatttgtttatttttagtaAAGAATGTTAATCAGTAAACATTTAGACAAATGTTTTGTAGCTCTGTGACGGAGCTTtaatggtgggagagagggataggggaggagagaaaaacagaataacatacagggtgagagagaaagagagtttgttaaagaagagacaggctgagagaagaTAAATACTgagaggagatgaaagagagatagacttcgagaaagggaaagagaaagagagaaagaggtgggaaGAAGGGATGTGTtgaaagaggaagtgagagaggggtTGGTGATTAGTTATGCAATGTGTTCTCTCAGTTTATCTGTACTTATACCCTCAAacggttggtgttgtgtgtggtgcgtgtgtgtgtgtgtgtgtgtgtgtgtgtgtgtgtgtgtgtgctgtgtgtgtgtgtgtgtgtgtgtgtgtgtgtgtgtgctgtggtgtgctgtgtgtttgtgtgttgtgtgtgtataagggtgCATGCATTGCCTGCATGTGTTTTCCATGTCTGTGTCTCTGTACAGTATTGActcattcctttctctctccctccagacccCCCTCCCAGGGTGCTGGTGTTGTCCCCAGGCAGCGTTTTGTCTTGGCCTGTAGTGGTCAGGTGGAGGTGAACGGGCTGGAGGATGTGTATAGTGCCGAACACACGCAGCTGTCATTACCGGAGTAGCCACCCACCACTGTCACACACAACAGGACCACACATCTCACACGGAACCACTGTCAGCCACCACAAACAGACACCACATCTAACGGAACCACTGTCAGCACCCAACAAGACACCACATCTAACGAACCACTGTCAGCACCACCAACAGACACCCACATCTAACGGAACCACTGTCAGCACCACAACAGACACCACATCTAACGCGAACCACTGTCAGCACACCAACAGACCCACAATCTAACGGAACTACTGTGCACACCACAACGACCACCACACTAACCGGAACCACTGTCAGCACCCTAACAACCAGCAGCACCACACTAACGGAACTACAGTCCAGTGCTATAAGCACGGCCAGCAGATAATGGGAACTAACAGTCAGTGCTATAAAAAGACGGCCAGTGATAATGGAATAGGACACATTGTCTCTACTGGAAAGGACCCACGTATTGTCCTATACTGTAACAGACCATCCTGTCATCAAGCGTGGACAGATTGATACCGGGACAGACAGTACGGGAGAAAACCGTCATCAGGGAACACTCGTGCAGGGAGACCACACCCCTCTTACGTGTGAGAGAAGTTAACAAAGCCGAATCGAAGAGAATTCGNNNNNNNNNNNNNNNNNNNNNNNNNTCCCACTCAACACAACCTAACCCTcaactgtggtgtgtggtgtgtgtgtgtgtgtgtggtgtgtgtgtgtgtgtgtgtgtgtgtgtgtgtgtgtgtgtgtgtgtgtgggtgtgtgtgcggtgtgggtgtgtgttgtgtgtgtgtgttgtgtgtataaggtGCATGCATGCCTGCATGTGTTTCCATGTCTGGTGTCTCTGTTACAGTATGACTcattcgctctttctctctccctccagccccCCTCCCAGGGTGCTGGTGTTGTCCCCAGGCAGCGTTTTGTCTTGGCCTGTAGTGGTCAGGTGGAGGTGAACGGGCTGGAGGGATGGTTAACAGGGCCGAACACACCAGTGTCATTACCGGCAGTACCACCCACCACTGTACAGCACCCACTCAACGAAACCACTGTcagccacaaacacaccacatctAACGGAACCACTGTCAGCAAACCACAACAGACACCAACATTCTAAGCGGGTAACCGCGacggatgggagaggagagagacggagagaaggcgAGAAGGGGGCGGCACAACAGACCCAAACAGCGAAGATCTAAGCGGAGAGAGCGCGAACATGAGGTGCAGTGACGGCGAGAGAAGCAATACAGAGAGACGACCCGGCAGCGAGTCGAGTAGAGGAGAAAGCGCACGATGAGTCGAAGCACCACAAACAGGCAGCACGCCGAGCGGTCGAGGAACGGAACCACTTGTCGGGAGGGGAAGAGcaccacgagagagagaggacaccgaGATCTGACGCGGGAACGTAGACTTGTGCAGCAACAGACAGGCTAAACGAACCACTGTCAGCACCACATCTAACGGAACCACTCGTTCAGCCACCACAACAGACACCACATCTAACGGAACTACAGTCAGTTGCTTAAAGGACGGCAGTGATAATGAACTTACAGGTCCAGTGCTATAAAAAGAGGCAGCGGGCGAGATGAGTAAGAtaggtgagatagagagaggcgaGGAGTTCTActtaggagaagagaggaagcagCGTAGAGGAGGCAGATGCCGTCCTTACGTGACTGTAAGCAGACACTCCGTGGTAGCATGAGAGGAGCATGGACGGAAGAGTGAGTGGATGAAGACCGGAGGACGAGTGAGTGAGAATCGGAGTacggagtgaggagagagagaacgagagagaggagaggggaatccAAAATGGGCGGAAGAAGGAAGAACACTCGAGTGCAGAGGAGGGAAGAGCCATGGACAGAGGCGCCCTGAGAGACATTAGATGTgaagaggaggagcgggaggaagagaaggatttAGCGCAGAAGAGGgaaataggaggagaggagaagatgagcCGGAGTGgggaaggggaggaaggagagagggagaggagagggaaggagagagggcaggaaagaggatgtggatgggggcaaaGAGAGCAGTTAGTTAGAACAGAGGCAGGGGGAGGAGGCAGCacgaagagggaaggagaagcggtgatgggaggagaggaggagggggagatggaagggagagagaagagcgagaagggAGGTGAGGAAGTAgacggaaggagaggaggagagcggagatgagggagacgagaggggagaggaagggagagaggagagagcggggtGGAGGAGGAACGTCTGTGGTGAACGAGAGAGGAAACGATGAGGGGGCTCTAGGTGGCAAGAACGGCAAAGAAGAGGGGACAAAGAGGGGAGAGTAGTAGCAGAGATACAAGAGAACAGAAACTATGGAGAGTCCTGCGCTGACTTACGTGGGACATCGCTCCAACCAACCAGAGACAGCGAGTGGAGGGCTGAGCACTGACTGCCCTGCTGATCGAGGGGACTGATGCGAGGACAGTTGAGGATGGACTTCTGAGAAATGAGAGGGGTAGAGGATCTGGTGAGGGGCTGCAGAGAGAAGGTTCTCAGTGGAGACTGAACGGAGGTCCGCTATAGGAGGAAAAGTAGTGGTGTTAGGGAGGAGATGGCGACTCGACCCTACCCTCCTCTGGCCGATTCGTGGGTGACGGATGAGAGGAGGTAGGCTGAGAGTTAGAGGGGAGGACGTGAAGAGAGCATACAGGCTGGTCACCGCGGGGCAAACTGGGGTCTCCTCTGGAGAGGCAGTGGAATGGAGGAAGGCCCCTGTGAGACGGTGAATCGAGGCAGGTTAGGAGTTATACATGAGATGGCAATCTCTCTGTCGTAGAGAGGAAGCGCGTGAGCAGGTGGAAGAGGATTTCACCACCTCGATGGGTGACATTGAAGCTGAACCAGCAACCATTTTCTGTATGTGTTCTGTGGAGAAGGTAGCGTGAGGTATCAGCAGCAGACACTGGTCGATAGGGACAgcagataagagaggagagacgaagaaCGGGAGACGAAGGAACAGTGATAATGGGGAGCGATGACGTGTATCCCACTGTGGCAGggagtaggagagagacagagagagagagggagagtggttaGGGAGTGAGGGAAAGAATGTGGAAGATGTAACAGAGGAGGAGcacaaaggaggaggaggagagcagagggatacAGGGTGGAGTCTTTACACTGTCAATCAACCAGGACATACAGATACACAGAAACTATTTCCTCTTACTGGGACATCGCTCCAACCAACCAGAGACAGCGGAGTGGGAGGGGCTGACACTGAGCTGCCCTCTGATCGGTGGACTGATGCGATGGACAGTGAGGATGACTATGAGGAAGAKGAGGRGGGGGGGAGGATGGTGAGGGGGCTGAGAGGGAGGTCTCAGTGGAGACTGAACGGGAGGCCGCTGATAGGAGGAGTAGTGGTGTTAGGGAGGAGAGGCGCCACTCTGACCCTGCCCTCCCTGGCGGTGGGTGACTCTGGGAACTACAGCTGCCACCGCGGGGGCAAACTGGTCTCCTCTCTGAGGGTGAGCGTGGCAGGTGAGTTATACTGATGGCATCTCTCTGTCTAACCTCATCACCTCTGGTCATTGAAGCTGACAaccatactgtatgtgttctgtGAAGTGTGAATCAGCAGCAGACATTCATGGTCACATAAGAACAACGGACAAACATGATRSATTTTCCCCTGGAATGTCTTTCAGTTCCTCCAGAGAGGCCTAAGCTGTCCTGCTATAAGAGGTCACCCAGCAGTAAGATCCGCTGTGATTGGACAGCCAGTCAACCGGTGACTCCTGTCCCTCAGTGCTACCTCCTCCTACGGAAAGGGTGAGAGCACACATCTTcttttccttcttcctcctcttcctcatcacccttttattcctcctcttcctcatcaccctcttttcctctttctcatcaccttctttcttctcttccccatcacactcttctttctcctcttcctcatcaccctcttcctccacttcctcatcaccctcttcttcctccactttCTCATcaccctcttctttctcctcttcctcattcaTTTGTCTTAAATTACTTACTTTATCATAAGGATGATGCCGACAGAACAGTGTGGGTGGAATACTAACTAACTCTCTCAGTCTATCAGGGTCATTCTCTCGTGTCAACTGTTCCTACTCCGCCCCGCTGTCTCGGTGTTGGTGTGCTATAGGTCATCaagagaaggagagtagagagcCACACCTGGCCTACCTGTGTGTCACCAACACTGCTGGCAACACCACCAGCCCTCTCCTAGACTTCACACCTCTGGAcattagtgagtgtgtgtgtgatatgtgtgtgtgcgtaaggcatgtgcgtgtgtgtgcgtgtgatgtgtgtgcgtgcaggcatgtgcgtgtgtgtgtgtgtgatgtgagtatAGGTTTGTGTGCATGTTTAACAGACCACTCAATAAGACACCTTGCTaacattctcctcctcctctccctctctcaccttctcaccctccctccctccctgtgtgtaGTTAAGCCAGACCCCCCCAGCTCAGTAGTGGTGAGGGGTGTGGAGGGGCAGGAGAAGAGACTGAGGGTGAGCTGGGCTGTTCCTCACTcctggaaagagagagaccgCTACCACGAGCTGCTCTATGAGCTCAGATACCACACCATGCCACACGGAACACAGGTGTGTGGTGTCGCatgcgtgtgttggtgtgtgcgtcTGGGTGTTTGTGTAATGACCCATGTTCGTTTAGCCTGCTCTGTTCTGGGTGTTTGTGTAATGACCCATGTTCATTTAGCCTGCTCTGTTCTGGGTGTTTGTGTAATGACCCATGTTCATGTTCATCTAGCCTGCTCTGTTTGGGTGTTGGTGTAATGACCCATGTTGTTCACTAgctgctctgttctgtgtgttggtgtatgaCCCATGTTGTTTATCTAGCCTGCTCTGTTCTGAGTGTTGGTGGTAATGACCCAGTTGTTTATCTAgctgctctgttctgtgtgttggtTGTAATGACCCATGTTGTTTATTCTAGCCTGCTCTGTTCGTGTGTTGGTGTAATGACCCATGATTGTTTATCTAGCCTGCTCTGTTCTGAGTGTTGGTGTAATGACCCAGTTGTTCATCTAGCCTGCTCTGTTCTGGTGTTGTGTGGTAATGACCCATGTTGTTTATCTAGCCTGCTCTGTTCTGAGTGTTGGTGTAATGACCATGTTGTTTATCTAGCCTGCTCTGTTCTGGGTGTTGGTGTAATGACCATGTTGTTCATCTAGCCTGCTCTGTTCTGGTGTTGGTGTAATGACCCCATGTTGTTTATCTAGCTGCTCTGTTCTGAGTGTTGGTGTAATGACCATGTTGTTCATCTAGCCTGCCTCTGTTCTGGGTGTTGGTGTAATGACCCATGTTGTTCATCTAGCCTGCTCTGTTCTGGGTGTTGTGTAATGACCCATGTTGTCCATCTagcctgctctgttctgtgtgttggtgtaatgACCCATGTTGTTCATCTAGCCTGCTCTGTtctgggtgttgtgtgtagtgaaCCATGTTGTTTATCTAGCCTGCTCTGTTCCTGGGTGTTGGTGTAGTGACCCATGTTCTTCATCTTGCCTGCTCTTTCTGGCTCAAACAGAATTACTTTTCATATTttgtcatctgtgtgtgttttcttggtTTTTAACTATCAttgtgggaccagaagtccttCACAAGTTAGTAAACAAGGACAATTCAGTGGGGACATTTCTCCAGTCTCCACAGGGAAAACGGCTATTTTAGGCTGAGGGGTTTAGattttatggttagggttataattagggttagggggtttTGGCGGTTAGGTTATAGGTTAGGTTTAGGCGTTACGGGAAAATACTATTTAAATGTGAATAAGGATATAAAaaaagtgttgttgtgtgtgtgtttggtgtg comes from Salvelinus sp. IW2-2015 unplaced genomic scaffold, ASM291031v2 Un_scaffold6909, whole genome shotgun sequence and encodes:
- the LOC112079098 gene encoding uncharacterized protein, whose product is MPSWIRLRVLLSALTVHCFLDGTCPRRDPPPRVLVLSPGSVLSWPVVVRWREEAREQVEEDFTTSMGDIEAEPATIFCMCSVEKERDREREGEWLGSEGKNVEDVTEEEHKGGGGEQRDTGWSLYTVNQPGHTDTQKLFPLTGTSLQPTRDSGVGGADTELPSDRWTDAMDSEDDYEEXEXGGRMVRGLRGRSQWRLNGRPLIGGVVVLGRRGATLTLPSLAVGDSGNYSCHRGGKLVSSLRVSVAVPPERPKLSCYKRSPSSKIRCDWTASQPVTPVPQCYLLLRKGLSGSFSRVNCSYSAPLSRCWCAIGHQEKESREPHLAYLCVTNTAGNTTSPLLDFTPLDIIKPDPPSSVVVRGVEGQEKRLRVSWAVPHSWKERDRYHELLYELRYHTMPHGTQVCGVACVCWCVRLGVCVMTHVRLACSVLGVCVMTHVHLACSVLGVCVMTHVHVHLACSVWVLV